A window of Phycobacter azelaicus contains these coding sequences:
- a CDS encoding acyl-CoA carboxylase subunit beta — protein sequence MKDILSELEERRDAARLGGGQKRIDAQHGRGKLTARERIDLLLDEGSFEEFDMFVSHRCTDFGMDQQKPAGDGVVTGWGTVNGRQVYVFSQDFTVLGGSVSATHAQKICKIMDMAVQNGAPVIGINDSGGARIQEGVDSLAGYGEVFKRNVMASGVVPQISVIMGPCAGGAVYSPAMTDFIFMVKDSSYMFVTGPDVVKTVTNEQVSAEELGGAGTHTKKSSVADAAFENDVEALAEVRRLVDFLPLNNREKPPVRPFFDDPARIEDSLDTLIPENPNTPYDMKELIVKVADEGDFYEIQEEFAKNIITGFIRLEGQTVGVVANQPMVLAGCLDIDSSRKAARFVRFCDCFDIPILTLVDVPGFLPGTTQEYRGVIKHGAKLLYAYAETTVPTVTVITRKAYGGAYVVMASKHLGSDFNYAWPTAEIAVMGAKGATEIIHRADLGDAEKIAAHTADYEDRFANPFVAAERGFIDEVIQPKSTRRRVARAFASLRNKKLQTPWKKHDNIPL from the coding sequence ATGAAAGATATCCTTTCCGAGCTGGAAGAGCGCCGCGACGCCGCGCGGCTGGGCGGTGGGCAAAAGCGGATCGATGCCCAGCATGGGCGCGGCAAGCTGACAGCGCGCGAGCGGATTGACTTGTTGCTGGATGAGGGCAGCTTTGAAGAGTTCGACATGTTCGTCTCGCATCGCTGTACCGATTTCGGCATGGATCAGCAAAAACCTGCAGGAGACGGTGTTGTCACCGGTTGGGGTACCGTCAACGGTCGCCAGGTTTATGTCTTTAGCCAGGACTTTACGGTTCTTGGCGGCTCCGTTTCGGCCACGCATGCGCAGAAGATCTGCAAGATCATGGATATGGCCGTGCAGAACGGCGCACCGGTGATCGGGATCAACGATTCTGGCGGTGCGAGGATCCAGGAGGGGGTCGATAGCCTTGCGGGCTATGGGGAAGTCTTCAAGCGCAACGTGATGGCCTCGGGCGTGGTGCCGCAGATCTCGGTTATTATGGGCCCCTGTGCGGGCGGAGCGGTTTACTCCCCGGCGATGACTGACTTCATCTTTATGGTGAAAGACAGCTCTTACATGTTCGTGACCGGGCCGGATGTGGTAAAGACCGTTACCAACGAGCAGGTCTCGGCCGAAGAGCTGGGCGGCGCGGGTACCCATACCAAGAAATCCAGCGTGGCTGACGCGGCCTTCGAGAACGACGTCGAGGCGCTGGCCGAGGTGCGCCGTCTTGTGGACTTCCTGCCGCTGAACAACCGCGAAAAGCCGCCGGTGCGGCCGTTCTTTGACGATCCGGCGCGTATTGAAGACAGCCTTGATACCTTGATCCCGGAAAACCCCAACACGCCCTATGACATGAAGGAGCTCATCGTCAAAGTTGCGGACGAAGGGGACTTTTACGAAATCCAGGAAGAGTTCGCCAAAAACATCATCACCGGTTTCATTCGCCTCGAGGGGCAGACCGTAGGTGTCGTTGCCAACCAGCCGATGGTTCTTGCCGGCTGTCTTGATATCGACAGCAGCCGTAAGGCCGCCCGGTTCGTGCGCTTCTGCGACTGTTTCGATATCCCGATCCTGACCCTGGTTGACGTGCCAGGCTTCCTGCCGGGCACCACGCAGGAATACCGCGGCGTTATCAAGCATGGTGCCAAGCTTCTTTACGCCTATGCCGAAACAACGGTCCCCACTGTCACGGTGATCACCCGCAAGGCCTATGGTGGCGCTTATGTGGTTATGGCGTCCAAGCATCTGGGCTCTGACTTCAACTATGCCTGGCCTACGGCGGAAATCGCGGTGATGGGCGCCAAGGGCGCGACCGAGATCATCCACCGCGCGGATCTGGGCGATGCAGAGAAGATTGCCGCCCACACGGCTGATTACGAGGACCGCTTTGCCAATCCTTTTGTTGCGGCCGAGCGCGGCTTCATCGATGAGGTCATCCAGCCCAAATCCACACGTCGTCGCGTGGCGCGGGCCTTTGCGAGCCTTCGCAACAAGAAGCTTCAGACCCCGTGGAAGAAGCACGACAACATTCCGTTGTGA
- a CDS encoding YdcH family protein, whose product MSNTPHELAEEFPDKVAAISALKQSDAHFAKLADEYHEINRAVHRAETNVEPVEELAEVEMRKKRAALKDEIWGMLAKV is encoded by the coding sequence ATGTCCAACACACCGCATGAACTGGCCGAGGAATTCCCCGACAAAGTAGCTGCAATCAGCGCGTTGAAGCAGTCCGACGCCCATTTTGCCAAGCTGGCGGACGAGTATCACGAGATTAACCGCGCCGTGCATCGCGCGGAAACGAACGTGGAGCCGGTCGAGGAGCTGGCTGAGGTCGAAATGCGCAAAAAGCGTGCCGCCCTTAAGGATGAGATCTGGGGCATGCTGGCCAAAGTCTGA
- a CDS encoding helix-turn-helix domain-containing protein, protein MATQKLYAGAKLREMRTRLDLTQKAFAAKLGVSLPYLNQMENNNRPVSTTVVLALAQEFGMDVTELSAGDSERLVSDMREAMADPVFADDPPPLADLRLTASNAPALARAFLTLHRAYRQTHERLASLDEALGREDARIQASPWEEVRDFFHYCDNYIDAVDRAAERFAGEADVRMAALSALETAGITVEMAEMTGLRGYDAATKTLRLSGRTAPSTQVFQLLLQVALLAQNDLLEATLDFARFQTSEARAIAKIGLANYFSGAALMPYGRFLSAAQNCRHDLEILATRFGASIEQVAHRLSTLQRPGAKGIPFFFVRVDQAGTITKRHSATRLQFARFGGACPLWNVHRAFETPGRFLRQLAETPDGVRYISLARDVSKPGGSFGSPVRRYAIALGCEVRHAEALVYADSLDVTNASAYEPIGISCRICERKDCHQRSVPPLERRLSINANARGVLPYEVS, encoded by the coding sequence ATGGCCACCCAGAAACTTTATGCCGGCGCCAAGCTGCGCGAAATGCGGACCCGGCTTGACCTGACCCAAAAGGCCTTTGCGGCCAAGCTGGGGGTCTCCCTTCCCTATCTGAACCAGATGGAGAATAACAACCGTCCGGTGTCCACGACTGTGGTTCTCGCACTGGCTCAGGAGTTCGGGATGGACGTGACCGAGTTGAGCGCCGGTGACAGCGAACGCCTTGTCAGCGACATGCGAGAGGCCATGGCAGACCCCGTCTTTGCGGACGATCCACCGCCGCTCGCGGATCTGCGCCTCACTGCATCCAATGCCCCAGCTCTGGCGCGCGCTTTTCTCACACTGCACCGCGCCTACAGGCAAACGCATGAAAGACTTGCCTCCCTTGATGAGGCGCTCGGACGTGAGGATGCCCGCATTCAGGCCAGCCCCTGGGAGGAAGTGAGGGACTTCTTTCACTATTGCGACAACTACATCGACGCGGTGGACCGCGCCGCCGAACGGTTCGCCGGAGAGGCAGATGTTCGTATGGCCGCGCTGTCGGCACTGGAGACTGCGGGGATCACCGTGGAGATGGCCGAGATGACAGGCCTGCGCGGCTATGATGCAGCAACGAAAACGCTGCGGCTATCCGGTAGAACCGCGCCTTCAACACAGGTGTTCCAGCTTCTTTTGCAGGTCGCCTTGCTGGCACAGAACGATCTTCTGGAGGCGACGCTCGACTTTGCCCGCTTCCAGACGAGTGAGGCCCGCGCCATCGCCAAGATTGGCCTCGCCAACTACTTTTCCGGTGCAGCACTGATGCCCTATGGGCGGTTCCTGTCGGCAGCGCAGAATTGCCGTCACGACTTGGAAATTCTGGCCACGCGCTTTGGCGCCTCAATCGAGCAGGTCGCCCATCGCCTCTCGACCCTGCAGCGCCCCGGCGCCAAGGGTATTCCATTCTTCTTTGTGCGGGTAGATCAGGCCGGAACCATCACCAAGCGCCATTCAGCCACGCGCCTGCAATTTGCCCGCTTTGGTGGGGCCTGCCCCTTGTGGAACGTGCACCGGGCCTTTGAAACGCCGGGCCGCTTCCTGCGCCAGCTTGCGGAAACACCCGATGGTGTCCGCTACATCTCCTTGGCGCGGGATGTGTCGAAACCGGGTGGATCCTTTGGATCGCCTGTGCGGCGCTACGCCATTGCGCTTGGCTGCGAGGTACGTCACGCGGAAGCGCTGGTCTATGCCGACAGTCTGGATGTGACGAATGCTTCCGCCTATGAACCGATCGGCATTTCCTGTCGCATCTGCGAGCGCAAGGATTGCCACCAGAGATCTGTTCCACCCCTAGAGCGGCGGCTCAGCATCAATGCCAACGCGCGCGGCGTGCTGCCTTACGAGGTCAGTTGA
- a CDS encoding DUF6497 family protein: MFVALIGAPAAAFDTAAASVSVPSGQPVTLNEILLDTEPGQLWLRLRFVAPQIARSGGAITHDQAAADMDHLCKNLALPYMSEQAIAPERVVISFSDRALPFGVQDAAATQFFEVYRPSGDTCIWEGF; this comes from the coding sequence GTGTTCGTAGCCCTAATCGGTGCGCCCGCTGCGGCTTTTGACACAGCCGCTGCATCTGTTTCCGTTCCCTCTGGTCAGCCTGTCACCCTCAACGAGATCCTACTTGACACCGAGCCGGGCCAGTTGTGGCTGAGGTTGCGGTTTGTCGCACCGCAGATTGCGCGCTCAGGCGGTGCCATCACCCACGATCAGGCGGCGGCAGATATGGACCACCTGTGCAAGAATCTTGCTTTGCCCTACATGTCCGAACAGGCGATTGCACCAGAGCGGGTCGTGATCTCCTTTTCCGATCGCGCCCTGCCGTTTGGCGTGCAGGATGCGGCGGCCACCCAGTTCTTTGAGGTGTATCGTCCGTCTGGCGACACCTGCATCTGGGAGGGGTTTTGA
- a CDS encoding multidrug effflux MFS transporter, producing MTTKSGGTAPTFSPPHIGTLILLAGISALAMNVFLPSLPGMAAYFEVDYRLMQLSVALYLGVNAVVQILVGPISDKMGRRPVILTSILLFLLATLGCIFAPNAEVFLFFRMAQAAIAATMVLSRAAVRDIYDTDKAASMIGYVTMGMAVVPMISPAIGGVLDQAFGWQANFWLLVVLGLATYALTYFDFGETAQKSGKTLIAQFREYPELFRSPRFWGYSLASGLASGAFFAYLGGAPFVGTQVYNLDPAVLGLCFSAPAVGYFLGNFVSGRYSTALGVNRMVLWGCVINGGGVAVSLAIAIAGLDNLYTFFGFMTFVGIGNGMAIPNATAGAISVRPHLAGSASGLSGAIMIGGGAGLSAMAGWVLVPGATAVPLLAIMFATAILGLVAIILVIKREKALRL from the coding sequence ATGACAACTAAATCCGGCGGCACCGCGCCTACATTTTCACCACCCCATATTGGCACGCTGATCCTTCTGGCCGGGATCTCAGCCCTCGCGATGAATGTCTTTCTGCCCTCCCTTCCGGGGATGGCGGCCTATTTCGAAGTGGACTATCGCCTGATGCAGCTCTCTGTAGCACTGTATCTGGGCGTGAACGCTGTCGTGCAAATCCTTGTCGGTCCGATATCGGACAAAATGGGTCGCAGACCTGTCATTCTGACCAGTATCCTTCTGTTTCTGCTCGCCACCCTTGGCTGCATATTTGCCCCAAACGCCGAGGTGTTCCTGTTCTTCCGGATGGCACAGGCTGCCATTGCGGCCACCATGGTCCTGAGCCGGGCTGCGGTGCGGGACATTTACGACACCGACAAAGCGGCCAGCATGATCGGCTATGTCACCATGGGCATGGCCGTTGTACCAATGATCAGCCCCGCGATCGGCGGCGTGCTCGACCAGGCCTTTGGCTGGCAGGCAAATTTCTGGCTGCTGGTCGTCCTTGGCCTCGCCACCTATGCGCTGACCTACTTCGATTTCGGAGAGACCGCGCAAAAGAGCGGCAAAACACTGATCGCCCAGTTCCGTGAATACCCCGAGTTGTTCCGATCTCCCCGGTTCTGGGGGTATTCGCTGGCCTCCGGCCTCGCCTCCGGCGCGTTCTTTGCCTATCTGGGCGGAGCTCCTTTTGTCGGAACACAAGTCTACAATCTTGACCCAGCCGTCCTGGGTCTGTGCTTCTCCGCCCCGGCGGTCGGTTATTTCCTGGGAAATTTCGTCTCGGGCCGATACTCAACCGCGCTTGGCGTCAATCGGATGGTTCTCTGGGGATGTGTCATCAATGGCGGCGGCGTGGCCGTGTCCCTCGCTATCGCAATCGCAGGGCTGGACAACCTTTATACCTTCTTTGGCTTCATGACATTTGTTGGCATCGGCAATGGCATGGCAATCCCCAACGCGACCGCAGGCGCCATATCCGTGCGTCCGCACCTGGCGGGATCTGCATCGGGTCTCAGCGGCGCGATCATGATCGGCGGCGGCGCAGGCCTCAGCGCTATGGCTGGCTGGGTTCTGGTGCCCGGAGCAACTGCGGTTCCCCTTTTGGCCATCATGTTCGCAACTGCTATTCTGGGCCTTGTGGCAATCATACTGGTCATAAAGCGCGAGAAAGCGTTGCGCCTTTGA
- the betA gene encoding choline dehydrogenase, translating to MRADYVIVGAGSAGCAMAYRLSEAGKSVLVIEHGGSDAGPFIQMPGALSYPMNMSLYDWGYKSVPEPHLNNRQLVTPRGKVIGGSSSINGMVYVRGHAGDYNHWAESGAAGWSYADVLPYFKRMETWDDRGHGGDPDWRGSDGPLHVTRGPRDNPLHDAFVTAGQQAGYPVTSDYNGEQQEGFGPMEMTVYKGQRWSAANAYLKPALRRENCDLIRGLARKVVIEDGRAVGVEIERGGKVEVIRANAEVILSASSLNSPKLLMLSGIGPAAHLAKHGIDVIADRPGVGKNLQDHLEFYFQFASKQPITLYKYWNLFGKALVGAQWLFTKTGLGASNQFESAAFIRSDKGVDYPDIQYHFLPIAVRYDGQAAAEGHGFQAHVGPMRSPSRGEVTLTSADPKDDPRIFFNYMSTEQDWIDFRKCVRLTREIFAQDAMKRFVKHEIQPGDALQTDEEIDGFIREHAESAYHPCGTCKMGAVDDPMAVVDPECRVIGVEGLRVADSSIFPRITNGNLNGPSIMTGEKASDHILGRRLPSSNAQPWFHPDWQNSQR from the coding sequence ATGAGAGCTGACTATGTAATCGTTGGAGCCGGTAGCGCCGGCTGTGCCATGGCCTACCGCCTGTCGGAGGCCGGGAAGTCTGTTCTGGTCATTGAACATGGCGGCAGCGACGCGGGCCCCTTTATCCAGATGCCGGGGGCGCTGTCCTATCCGATGAACATGTCGCTCTACGACTGGGGCTATAAATCCGTGCCTGAGCCACATCTCAACAACCGCCAGTTGGTCACCCCGCGCGGCAAGGTGATCGGTGGGTCCTCTTCGATCAACGGTATGGTCTATGTGCGTGGTCATGCAGGCGACTATAACCACTGGGCCGAAAGCGGCGCCGCGGGCTGGTCCTATGCCGATGTGCTGCCCTATTTCAAACGGATGGAGACCTGGGACGACCGCGGCCATGGCGGTGATCCGGACTGGCGCGGCTCCGACGGCCCGCTGCATGTGACGCGCGGCCCGCGCGATAATCCGCTGCATGATGCCTTTGTCACCGCTGGCCAACAGGCGGGCTATCCGGTCACTTCCGATTATAATGGCGAGCAGCAAGAGGGCTTTGGCCCAATGGAGATGACCGTCTATAAGGGCCAGCGCTGGTCAGCCGCCAATGCCTATCTGAAACCGGCCTTGAGGCGCGAAAACTGTGACCTGATCCGGGGCCTTGCCCGCAAGGTGGTGATCGAGGATGGCCGCGCCGTCGGCGTGGAGATCGAGCGCGGCGGCAAGGTCGAGGTCATCCGCGCCAATGCCGAGGTAATCCTGTCAGCTTCTTCGCTGAACTCGCCCAAGCTGCTGATGCTCTCGGGGATTGGTCCGGCGGCCCACCTGGCTAAGCATGGGATTGATGTGATCGCAGACCGTCCGGGAGTTGGAAAAAACCTGCAGGACCATCTGGAGTTCTATTTCCAGTTCGCCTCAAAACAGCCGATCACGCTCTACAAGTACTGGAACCTGTTCGGAAAGGCGCTGGTCGGGGCGCAGTGGCTCTTTACAAAGACCGGTCTTGGCGCCTCCAACCAGTTCGAAAGCGCCGCCTTCATCCGGTCCGACAAAGGGGTGGATTACCCGGACATCCAGTATCACTTCCTGCCCATCGCGGTGCGCTATGACGGTCAGGCAGCGGCCGAGGGACACGGATTTCAGGCCCATGTGGGACCGATGCGATCGCCTTCGCGCGGAGAGGTCACGCTCACATCGGCCGATCCCAAGGACGATCCACGGATCTTTTTCAATTACATGTCAACCGAACAGGACTGGATAGATTTCCGAAAATGCGTGCGTCTCACGCGGGAGATCTTTGCTCAGGACGCGATGAAGCGCTTCGTGAAACACGAGATCCAGCCCGGTGATGCCCTGCAAACGGATGAGGAAATCGACGGGTTCATCCGCGAGCATGCGGAAAGCGCCTATCACCCCTGCGGCACCTGCAAGATGGGCGCGGTGGATGATCCGATGGCGGTGGTCGACCCGGAGTGCCGGGTGATCGGCGTCGAAGGGCTTCGCGTGGCAGACAGCTCGATCTTTCCGCGGATCACCAATGGCAATCTCAACGGGCCTTCGATCATGACAGGCGAAAAGGCGTCCGATCACATCCTGGGGCGGCGCCTGCCGTCCTCCAACGCGCAGCCATGGTTCCACCCGGATTGGCAGAACAGTCAAAGATAG
- a CDS encoding DUF4174 domain-containing protein — protein sequence MKPILALVLAAFLPVSALAEDTAATDAPVLVLPEYDGTLDAFLWHKRPVVIFADSPEDPRFQDQMQRLENGAADLLDRDVVVLTDTDPSKRSDLRKALRPRGFMLVLVGKDGGVKLRKPHPWSVRELSRTIDKFPSRLREVEERRGS from the coding sequence ATGAAACCAATCCTAGCCCTTGTTCTTGCAGCCTTTCTACCAGTGTCAGCGCTGGCGGAGGATACCGCGGCAACAGACGCACCGGTGCTTGTCCTGCCCGAATACGACGGCACCCTTGACGCATTCCTCTGGCACAAAAGACCCGTCGTCATATTCGCCGACAGCCCAGAGGATCCACGTTTCCAGGACCAGATGCAGCGACTGGAGAACGGCGCGGCGGATCTGCTGGATCGCGACGTCGTTGTGCTCACCGACACCGATCCGTCAAAACGCTCTGACCTGCGCAAGGCTCTGCGCCCACGCGGGTTCATGCTAGTGTTGGTTGGCAAGGATGGCGGGGTTAAACTGCGCAAACCCCACCCGTGGAGCGTGCGCGAACTCAGTCGCACGATTGACAAGTTCCCCTCGCGGCTGCGCGAAGTGGAAGAACGGCGCGGCAGCTGA
- a CDS encoding acetyl-CoA carboxylase biotin carboxylase subunit: MFDKILIANRGEIACRVIKTARKMGIKTVAIYSDADKQALHVQMADEAVHIGPPPANQSYIVIDKVMDAIRQSGAQAVHPGYGFLSENAKFAEALAAEGVAFVGPPVGAIESMGDKITSKKIAQDANVSTVPGYMGLIEDADEAVKISQEIGYPVMIKASAGGGGKGMRIAWNDEEAREGFQSSKNEAASSFGDDRIFIEKFVTQPRHIEIQVLCDTHGNGIYLGERECSIQRRNQKVVEEAPSPFLDEATRKAMGEQAVALAKAVGYASAGTVEFIVDGDKNFYFLEMNTRLQVEHPVTELITGVDLVEQMIRVAGGEPLSITQDDVKLTGWAIENRLYAEDPYRNFLPSIGRLTRYRPPAEQASGPLLENGKWQGDAPEGAVAVRNDTGVYEGGEISMYYDPMIAKLCTWAPTRDAAIAAMRDALDGFEVEGIGHNLPFLSAVMDHPKFVSGDMTTAFIAEEYPDGFEGVELPEGELRRIAAATAAMHRVAEIRRTRVSGRMDNHERKVGTDWVVTLQGESFDVVIDADHDGSTVRFADGAAIRVASDWTPGDQLARVSTDDDMLVLKVGKISGGFRIRSRGADLKVHVRTPRQAELARKMPEKLPPDTSKLLLCPMPGLIVKVDVEVGQEVQEGQALCTVEAMKMENILRAEKKGVVSKINASAGDSLAVDDVIMEFE; this comes from the coding sequence ATGTTTGATAAGATCCTGATCGCCAACCGGGGCGAGATCGCCTGCCGCGTTATCAAGACCGCGCGCAAGATGGGCATCAAGACGGTTGCCATCTATTCCGACGCGGACAAGCAGGCGCTGCATGTACAGATGGCAGATGAAGCCGTGCACATTGGCCCGCCGCCTGCGAACCAGTCTTATATCGTGATCGACAAGGTCATGGATGCCATTCGTCAAAGCGGCGCACAGGCTGTGCATCCGGGCTATGGCTTCCTGTCCGAAAACGCCAAATTCGCCGAGGCGCTCGCCGCCGAGGGCGTCGCTTTTGTCGGCCCCCCCGTTGGTGCCATCGAAAGCATGGGTGACAAGATCACATCCAAGAAGATCGCTCAGGACGCCAATGTCAGCACCGTGCCTGGCTACATGGGGCTGATTGAAGACGCCGACGAAGCGGTGAAGATCAGTCAGGAAATCGGCTATCCGGTGATGATCAAGGCCTCTGCCGGGGGCGGCGGCAAAGGCATGAGGATTGCCTGGAACGACGAGGAAGCCCGCGAAGGCTTCCAGTCTTCCAAGAACGAAGCAGCAAGCTCTTTCGGGGATGACCGGATCTTCATTGAGAAATTCGTGACCCAGCCCCGCCACATCGAAATTCAGGTGCTCTGCGACACCCACGGCAATGGCATTTATCTGGGTGAGCGGGAATGCTCGATCCAGCGCCGGAACCAGAAAGTGGTCGAAGAGGCGCCGTCGCCCTTCCTGGATGAGGCCACCCGCAAGGCGATGGGTGAGCAGGCCGTGGCACTGGCCAAGGCGGTGGGCTATGCCTCTGCCGGGACTGTGGAGTTCATCGTCGATGGCGACAAGAACTTCTACTTCCTGGAAATGAACACCCGCCTGCAGGTGGAACACCCAGTGACCGAGCTGATCACTGGCGTTGACCTGGTGGAGCAGATGATCCGCGTTGCCGGTGGCGAGCCGCTGAGCATCACTCAGGACGACGTGAAACTGACGGGCTGGGCTATTGAAAACCGTCTTTACGCCGAAGATCCCTATCGCAACTTCCTGCCTTCCATCGGTCGGCTGACCCGCTACCGCCCGCCGGCAGAGCAGGCCTCTGGTCCGCTTTTGGAGAACGGAAAATGGCAGGGCGATGCGCCCGAAGGCGCGGTTGCGGTCCGCAATGACACCGGCGTCTACGAGGGCGGCGAGATCTCGATGTATTATGATCCCATGATCGCCAAGCTCTGCACCTGGGCGCCGACCCGCGATGCAGCGATTGCCGCCATGCGCGATGCGCTGGATGGGTTCGAGGTCGAGGGCATCGGTCACAACCTGCCGTTCCTGTCGGCTGTGATGGATCACCCGAAGTTCGTCAGTGGTGACATGACCACCGCCTTTATTGCCGAGGAATACCCGGATGGCTTTGAAGGGGTAGAACTGCCCGAAGGGGAGCTGCGCCGTATTGCGGCGGCCACTGCCGCGATGCACCGTGTGGCCGAAATCCGCCGCACCCGCGTGTCGGGCCGCATGGATAACCACGAACGCAAAGTAGGTACCGATTGGGTTGTAACCTTGCAGGGGGAGTCTTTTGACGTGGTGATCGATGCCGATCACGATGGCTCCACTGTTCGCTTTGCCGATGGCGCGGCCATCCGCGTGGCTTCGGACTGGACGCCGGGCGATCAGCTGGCGCGTGTTTCTACCGATGATGACATGCTGGTTCTTAAAGTGGGCAAAATCTCGGGCGGTTTCCGCATTCGCAGCCGCGGCGCCGACCTGAAGGTGCATGTGCGCACGCCCCGTCAGGCCGAACTGGCCCGCAAGATGCCCGAGAAACTGCCGCCGGATACCTCGAAACTGCTGCTGTGCCCGATGCCCGGTCTGATCGTGAAGGTCGATGTTGAAGTCGGGCAAGAGGTGCAGGAAGGTCAGGCGCTTTGCACCGTGGAGGCGATGAAGATGGAAAACATTCTGCGCGCCGAGAAGAAGGGCGTGGTCTCCAAGATCAATGCCAGCGCGGGCGACAGCCTTGCGGTTGACGATGTAATCATGGAGTTCGAATAA